Proteins from one Oncorhynchus kisutch isolate 150728-3 unplaced genomic scaffold, Okis_V2 scaffold1004, whole genome shotgun sequence genomic window:
- the LOC116364144 gene encoding histone H4 — protein MSGRGKGGKGLGKGGAKRHRKVLRDNIQGITKPAIRRLARRGGVKRISGLIYEETRGVLKVFLENVIRDAVTYTEHAKRKTVTAMDVVYALKRQGRTLYGFGG, from the coding sequence atgtctggaagaggtaaaggcggcaagggactcggaaaaggaggcgccaagcgtcaccgtaaggttctccgcgataacatccagggaatcaccaagcccgccattcgccgtctggctcgccgtggcggcgtgaagcgtatctccggcctgatctacgaggagacccgcggtgtcctgaaggtgttccttgagaacgtgatccgtgacgccgtcacctacaccgagcacgccaagaggaagaccgttacggccatggacgtggtctacgctctgaaacgccagggacgcaccctgtacggtttcggcggttaa
- the LOC116364138 gene encoding histone H4-like: MSGRGKGGKGLGKGGAKRHRKGLRDNIQGITKPAIRRLARRGGVKRISGLIYEETRGVLKVFLENVIRDAVTYTEHAKRKTVTAMDVVYALKRQGRTLYGFGG, from the coding sequence ATGTCTGGAAGAGGGAAAGGCGGCAAGGGACTCGGAAAAGGAGGCGCCAAGCGTCACCGTAAGGGTCTCCGCGataacatccagggaatcaccaagcccgccattcgccggctggctcgccgtggcggcgtgaagcgtatctccggcctgatctacgaggagacccgcggtgtcctgaaggtgttccttgagaacgtgatccgtgacgccgtcacctacaccgagcacgccaagaggaagaccgttacggccatggacgtggtctacgctctgaaacgccagggacgcaccctgtacggtttcggcggttaa